The Methanobacterium bryantii DNA segment CTTAGATACTGTAAAAAGAGGAATATTTGCAACCAGGGCCCCAAAACGTCCAAATGCAATAGGAATGTCAGTAGTGTGCCTTGACAAAATAGAAGGATCCACTGTATACATATCCAACGTGGATGTTGTTGATGGTACTCCCCTTTTAGATATTAAACCATATATACCTAATTTTGATAAATGTAAAGGTGAAGAACTGCGGATCGGATGGTTTGAAGACAAACATGAAAATGCAAATCATAAAAAGTCTGATGACAGATTCATAGATTAAATTATCTTCTTATTTTTATTTTAATATATTTTTAATATCTAATTATGTAAATTTCTTACATAAAAATTATTTAATCTAATTTTTTAAGATAA contains these protein-coding regions:
- the tsaA gene encoding tRNA (N6-threonylcarbamoyladenosine(37)-N6)-methyltransferase TrmO, yielding MLIDEIIYKPIGTIHSPFKNLEGMPIQPIGARGVEGEIQLDEKYEEGLKDLEGFSHIILIYHLHLSKGYSLQVKPFLDTVKRGIFATRAPKRPNAIGMSVVCLDKIEGSTVYISNVDVVDGTPLLDIKPYIPNFDKCKGEELRIGWFEDKHENANHKKSDDRFID